The DNA window TAACTCCATTAGTGTTACGAATAATATACCATGCTTCACTATCTACACGATATATTAAACCATTTCCTTCTACAAGCTCTTTAACACAGTTTAATTCTACCATTACATAACTCGGATATATTTTCTTAAATACTGTTACTAACTTTCCACGCTTTTCTTCTTGCACTTCTTCCTCAGGAACAATAATTCTAAAAACTCTATCCGATAATCCTAAAGATTCTACTCTTTTTTCTAAATCAATTTTTACCTTTTTTTCATAGCCAGAATATGTATGAATTAAAAACCATCTTTTTTCAACTTCACCTATCACTTACCAAGCACCTTACCTAACAATTCACTAATTGTATCTAGTACATACTTAAATGAAAAGTCAAATAAAACTACCATAAGTGATACAAATGCTGTAATTAATAAAACTATTACAGTTACTTGAAATACAGTTGGTCTATCAGCCCATGTTACTTTTTTATATTCTTCTATTACTCTACTTAAAAGGGTTTTCTTTTTATTTTCTTCCATATAATTCTCCATATAATAAAAATGGCAGGCCAGACAGGAATCGAACCCGTAACTTTCGGTTTTGGAGACCGATGCTCTACCAGTTGAACTACTGACCTATTTTACTACTTAACTTCTCTATAAAGAGTGTATTTCTTTAAAACTGGATTGAACTTTCTCAACTCTAATCTCTCTGGATGAGTTTTTTTGTTCTTTGTTGTTACATAATGTCTCAACTTTGTCTCAGTGCATTCTAAAATTACTTGTACTCTCATTTACATTCCTCCCAATCAAATTATTTGTATTGGTAATACAGATGTTGCCATATTAGTCAACAATAGATATTAACATAAAAAAACAATATATGTCAAGTGTTTTTTAGACTTTTATTGTACTTTTTACCCAATATATTTATATATTTATTTTACAATAACATATCAATTTTATTTTTTTAAAATTCTAGTTCCTATTTCAAGCATTTTTATACCCATATCATAGTAATCTATCATTAAATTATATATAGAATCTTCTGTTAAAACACCTCTTTTTATTGTATTAGGTATCATATCATTATTATCATCATTTAAATCTATATCTCTTTGTTCACTATAATAATAGTCTATTAACTTATCATAATTTTCATTTTCTTTCTCTATTTTTTCTAATATCAAACTTAACTCTTTAATTAAATTTCCATGTTTATTTAATATTTCTTCCATTTTTTTTATATGTTCATATTTTTCCATTATTCTTCTCCTATTCTAAGTTTTTCATACATATATTCTATTTTATTCTTTGAACCTGATAATTTAGGCCAAACATTTTCTTCATCATTTTTTAATCTTGGTATAATGTGAATATGAAAATGATTGACACTTTGCTGGGCTGCTTTTCCACTAGCATTTAGTATATTAACTCCATCATAGTTACAATTTTTAACATAATGTTTTGATACTAGTGATACCGTTTCTATTAAATATCTTAAATATATATTATCACAATCTAATACATTTTCATAATGTTTTTTAGGTATAACTAATGTATGCCCATCTATATCTTCTGATATATCTAAAAAAGCATAAGTATATTCATCTTCATATATTTTATATAATGGTAACTCATTATTAATTATTTTACAAAATATACAATCATTCATAACTAATCCTTTCTAATCTATATTTTTTTAATCAGACATTCAATTTTTTTATACTAATATTTAAAAGAATCTATTATTATTTCAAAATGTTTTCTTTTTTTAACTTCATCTAAGCCATCTTTTAATAACAGAATATGGTCAGTAATTATTCCATCTACATTTGATCTAGTAAATTTTTTAATTGATTCAGGTGTATTTACAGTCCATACCACTGCTTTTTTACCTGCTTCATGTATTTCATCTATTTTATCTTCAGTAGCTTCTCTTTCTTCCATTATTAAGTAATCTGCTTTTAAATCTTTTAAATTCCCTGTTGCAAAAAAGTATAAAAATCCAGTTTTTATTTGCGGATAATTAGCATGTGTATATTTTATTATATCATAATTTAATGATAAAATTACACATTCATCTAACATATTTTTATCTTCTATCATTTTGACAACATCATCTACCATCTTATAATCAGCACTTTTTTCTTTTAATTCTACAAATACACCAATCTTACCTTTTGCAGTATCTAAAATTTCTTCAAATGTGGCAACTTTTCTAGATGGTTTATTTTCATCAAATTCATTTTTCACTTCTAATTTTTTAATTTCTTCAAATGTCATTTCCATAGGTGTTTTATTTACTCCTGAAACTCTATTAAAAGTGGCATCATGATTTATAATATACTGGCCATCTTTTGTTCTTTGAACGTCAATTTCTACCCATTTAACCCTTTGTTTTATTGCTTCTTTTACTCCATTTATTGTATTTTCTGCTTCTAAATCTCCACCTGCTCTATGAGCAACTAATTCTATATTAGTATTTATTTTAAATATCTCTACAAAATATTTTTCTATATAATGTGCAATTCCTAAATTAAATGCAAAAATTATTACTAGTAGTACAATTACTTCTACTTTTGTTTTTATTTTTATTTTATCTGTAAGTTCTTTATTAGTTAAAATTTCACTTTTAGGTGCTAATTTTAATTCTAAAATTTTGCCTTCTCTTTTATGATACTCATAAAAAAGTTCTGTAAGATGAGATATAGAAAATGGAACTGCTAAAAATCCTATAAAAGTAATAATTTCTAATATTGACAATAAAAAAATTGTGAACGAAACATTTTCATTACTATATAATGGACTAAAAATCATATCAATTAAAGTTATGATAAATATAAATATTATTGCAACTATTGTACACACAATGAATAATTTTATTAATTTAATTAAATAATCTTTTATAAAAGTTTTCCAATATTTTTTCATGAATAATCTTGAACTTTTAAGAGCTTCATAAATATTTTTACCATCTATAAGAGCAAAATGTATACTTAAACTATAAATAATGGCTACAATAAATAATAGAATCAATGCAATTACATATAGTGCAGTATAAATCTTATTACTAAAAATAACTGAAGTTATAAAATTGGGAATTTGAAAATTTTTAAGTGGTCCTAATTTTATTTCTAAACCTATTAGTGGCATAGCAAAAGCAACAAATAGTACAATCATAGCTCCTATAGGTGAAAAGAAAATTTTTACTGATTTTATTGATGCAAATAAAATATCTTTGATTTTTATATTTAATTTTCCTTCTTCTATTAATGCACTAATTAATATAAATGTATTTATATCAATACCTAATATTAAAATTAAAAGAATTATTCCTAATAATATTAATGGTATACCATAAATACTAAATAAAAATCCTATATAATCACCGCTTGTTAAATTTGTTCTCCCACTCATATAGATAAGTTTCGACGATATAAAAGAAAAAGTAGGCAAAAGTAATAATGCTGTTATCAATTTAGTTATTAATTGATACTTCGTATATATCCACAAAATCCTACCCTTAATTGCTAATTTATTTTCTTTTTTTGTTTCTATCATTATATAATTTCTCCTTTACAAAAACTATTTATAGTATACATTTATTTTAACAAATTAGCAAAATTAATGGCTTTTTTTTAT is part of the Oceanivirga salmonicida genome and encodes:
- the nusG gene encoding transcription termination/antitermination protein NusG, with amino-acid sequence MIGEVEKRWFLIHTYSGYEKKVKIDLEKRVESLGLSDRVFRIIVPEEEVQEEKRGKLVTVFKKIYPSYVMVELNCVKELVEGNGLIYRVDSEAWYIIRNTNGVTGFLGVGSDQIPMSDEEVDRVMSLISNKKLDTTLSFKVGDIVLIKEGAFKGEHGKVLEIDKNFEKVKVEVSTLGRNLPVEVNAKFLEDKI
- the secE gene encoding preprotein translocase subunit SecE; translation: MEENKKKTLLSRVIEEYKKVTWADRPTVFQVTVIVLLITAFVSLMVVLFDFSFKYVLDTISELLGKVLGK
- the rpmG gene encoding 50S ribosomal protein L33, with protein sequence MRVQVILECTETKLRHYVTTKNKKTHPERLELRKFNPVLKKYTLYREVK
- a CDS encoding DUF4298 domain-containing protein yields the protein MEKYEHIKKMEEILNKHGNLIKELSLILEKIEKENENYDKLIDYYYSEQRDIDLNDDNNDMIPNTIKRGVLTEDSIYNLMIDYYDMGIKMLEIGTRILKK
- a CDS encoding HIT family protein; translation: MNDCIFCKIINNELPLYKIYEDEYTYAFLDISEDIDGHTLVIPKKHYENVLDCDNIYLRYLIETVSLVSKHYVKNCNYDGVNILNASGKAAQQSVNHFHIHIIPRLKNDEENVWPKLSGSKNKIEYMYEKLRIGEE
- a CDS encoding glycerophosphodiester phosphodiesterase family protein; this translates as MIETKKENKLAIKGRILWIYTKYQLITKLITALLLLPTFSFISSKLIYMSGRTNLTSGDYIGFLFSIYGIPLILLGIILLILILGIDINTFILISALIEEGKLNIKIKDILFASIKSVKIFFSPIGAMIVLFVAFAMPLIGLEIKLGPLKNFQIPNFITSVIFSNKIYTALYVIALILLFIVAIIYSLSIHFALIDGKNIYEALKSSRLFMKKYWKTFIKDYLIKLIKLFIVCTIVAIIFIFIITLIDMIFSPLYSNENVSFTIFLLSILEIITFIGFLAVPFSISHLTELFYEYHKREGKILELKLAPKSEILTNKELTDKIKIKTKVEVIVLLVIIFAFNLGIAHYIEKYFVEIFKINTNIELVAHRAGGDLEAENTINGVKEAIKQRVKWVEIDVQRTKDGQYIINHDATFNRVSGVNKTPMEMTFEEIKKLEVKNEFDENKPSRKVATFEEILDTAKGKIGVFVELKEKSADYKMVDDVVKMIEDKNMLDECVILSLNYDIIKYTHANYPQIKTGFLYFFATGNLKDLKADYLIMEEREATEDKIDEIHEAGKKAVVWTVNTPESIKKFTRSNVDGIITDHILLLKDGLDEVKKRKHFEIIIDSFKY